From one Bos indicus x Bos taurus breed Angus x Brahman F1 hybrid chromosome 7, Bos_hybrid_MaternalHap_v2.0, whole genome shotgun sequence genomic stretch:
- the SHROOM1 gene encoding protein Shroom1 isoform X2, which translates to MEALGPGGGRTSPASSTRSLDFRRLSAPTDSAYSSLSAASGGPEPPEPRTPSPLAGTQQLPYLDWDYVRVVWGGPAPAARLRTSAQPRPAAPARSGPRAPEKGPGPLSRQTTPLLYALAAEAEAEARAAEPPAAEPPSPPASRAAYRQRLQGAQRRVLRETSFQRKELRMSLPSRLRPAAPARPSAEHPRSASLSHPGGEVEPARSGAPTQQRKWCFSEPGKLDRLGRGAGLARQCSGEACSSSGFIGPEPREWQQRTLAEFEGHQIRWLPATQPPSVEDPNPRSLKLGNAYRPATSRSRSASGEVLAPWGSPEGVMPIAQAVPQGAETPRPPLQTKLNRFLNQKEAAEVCPAEGPQSSPSDCEQRGSENCIGSVRLPSLPDDEVFLEEAPLVRARSPADSQTPLGLPTCVHISDQEYGAGLSQRTDQAIIPPEKPFHEDPETAGVDECWQGLNGSVNVSRPTCCSPPETANGDILTFDPTGLLTTVPPTAAETDLKPFPGDTLGPPDSDTPGLPGRSALAWGPREPGPRSTWASPRLEELVQELARLDPSQSDTFTSYPSPEPALGLLDGLIPLAEVWAAMRPACREAGEEAAGNSEPGSYLLNSTQHLPTSQEETRPENLTTHVAPDQPCDQDVPKPNNSIQAKKAELADLLQKMLRDLQAEQKQLQGAAQAWARRGAALEAAVGQACAPHELERFSRFMADLERVLGLLLLLGSRLARVHRALARVGADSDPEEQASLLQRLGLLQRQEKDAKELKQHVARRERALRELLARALPAEELSAYRTLLAGKAAVLAQQRSLDERVRLIQDQLDAVRNDLGRHPSSPRPAFPSGTHPPDKPPFPPPLI; encoded by the exons CCCGCCGCCAGGCTTCGCACTTCCGCGCAGCCCCGGCCCGCGGCCCCCGCACGCAGTGGGCCTCGTGCCCCTGAAAAGGGCCCGGGACCGCTCAGCCGCCAGACCACCCCGCTGCTGTACGCGCTGGCGGCCGAGGCTGAGGCCGAGGCGCGGGCCGCCGAGCCGCCCGCCGCCGAGCCGCCCAGCCCGCCCGCCTCGCGGGCCGCCTACCGCCAGCGGCTGCAGGGCGCGCAGCGGCGAGTGCTCCGGGAGACGTCCTTCCAGCGCAAGGAGCTCCGCATGAGCCTGCCCTCCCGCCTGCGGCCCGCGGCCCCCGCGCGGCCCTCTGCCGAACACCCGCGCTCCGCCTCGCTCAGCCACCCCGGCGGGGAAGTAGAGCCGGCGCGCTCAGGGGCTCCCACCCAGCAGCGGAAGTGGTGCTTCTCAGAGCCAGGGAAACTGGATCGCCTGGGTAGGGGCGCTGGGTTGGCGAGGCAATGCTCCGGAGAGGCCTGCTCCAGCTCTGGCTTCATCGGGCCGGAGCCTCGAGAATGGCAGCAGAGGACGCTGGCTGAGTTTGAAGGTCACCAGATCAGATGGCTGCCTGCGACCCAGCCCCCAAGTGTAGAGGACCCAAATCCCCGGTCCTTGAAGCTTGGCAATGCCTACAGGCCTGCCACCAGTCGGAGTCGGAGCGCTTCCGGGGAAGTCTTGGCCCCCTGGGGAAGTCCAGAAGGTGTCATGCCCATTGCCCAG GCTGTTCCCCAAGGAGCAGAAACCCCTAGACCACCATTGCAGACCAAACTTAACAG GTTCCTAAATCAGAAGGAAGCTGCAGAAGTGTGTCCTGCAGAAGGACCCCAGAGCAGTCCCTCTGACTGTGAGCAGAGGGGCTCAGAGAACTGCATTGGGTCTGTTCGGCTCCCATCCCTTCCTGATGATGAAGTTTTCCTGGAAGAAGCCCCCCTGGTCAGAGCAAGATCACCTGCAGACTCCCAGACTCCCCTGGGGCTCCCAACCTG TGTCCATATCTCTGACCAGGAGTACGGAGCTGGCTTGAGTCAAAGGACTGACCAAGCTATAATCCCCCCAGAGAAGCCCTTCCATGAGGACCCAGAAACTGCAGGGGTGGATGAGTGTTGGCAGGGGTTAAACGGTTCTGTGAATGTTTCCAGGCCTACATGCTGTAGCCCCCCTGAGACTGCAAATGGTGACATCCTTACATTTGACCCCACTGGACTGCTGACCACTGTTCCCCCCACAGCTGCAGAGACTGACCTGAAACCTTTCCCAGGTGATACCCTGGGACCTCCAGACAGTGATACCCCAGGGCTCCCTGGCCGTAGTGCCCTGGCTTGGGGCCCTAGGGAGCCTGGTCCCCGGTCAACATGGGCCAGTCCACGCCTCGAGGAGCTGGTTCAGGAGCTGGCCAGATTGGATCCCTCTCAGAGTGACACTTTCACCTCCTATCCCAGCCCAGAGCCAGCCCTGGGCCTGCTAGATGGACTGATTCCTTTAGCTGAGGTCTGGGCTGCAATGAGACCAGCCTGTagggaggctggagaggaggcTGCTGGTAATTCTGAGCCAGG GTCCTATCTACTTAACTCCACCCAGCACCTGCCAACTTCTCAGGAGGAAACAAGGCCTGAAAACCTTACCACCCACGTTGCACCTGACCAACCATGTGACCAGGATGTACCAAAGCCAAATAACAGCATCCAAGCCAAGAAA GCAGAGCTGGCGGACCTCCTCCAAAAGATGCTAAGGGACCTTCAGGCCGAGCAGAAGCAGCTGCAGGGAGCGGCCCAAGCTTGGGCCAGGCGCGGAGCTGCTCTGGAGGCCGCTGTCGGCCAGGCCTGTGCACCCCACGAGCTGGAGCGGTTCAGCCGGTTCATGGCCGACCTAGAGCGCGTGCTTGGCCTCCTGCTGTTGCTGGGCAGTCGCCTGGCCCGCGTGCACCGTGCCCTGGCCCGGGTGGGTGCAGACAGCGACCCTGAAGAGCAG GCCTCTCTGCTGCAGCGACTGGGGCTCCTGCAGCGGCAGGAGAAAGATGCTAAGGAGCTGAAGCAGCACGTGGCGCGGCGGGAGCGGGCCCTACGGGAGCTGCTAGCGCGCGCACTGCCCGCAGAGGAGCTGAGCGCCTACCGCACCCTGTTGGCCGGCAAGGCCGCCGTCCTGGCCCAGCAGCGCAGCTTGGACGAGCGGGTCCGCCTTATTCAGGACCAACTGGACGCAGTCAGGAACGACCTTGGCCGTCATCCCTCGTCTCCCAGGCCAGCCTTCCCCTCAGGGACCCATCCTCCCGATAAACcgcccttcccccctcccctcatCTAG